The Juglans microcarpa x Juglans regia isolate MS1-56 chromosome 8S, Jm3101_v1.0, whole genome shotgun sequence genome has a window encoding:
- the LOC121244840 gene encoding uncharacterized protein LOC121244840: MGEGKGSTLVHLLVVVLCLVAFGFAIAAERRRSVGHIVEDTRTNSSYCVYNSDVATGYGVGAFLFLLSGESLLMGVTRCMCFGRPLAPGGNRAWSIIYFVSSWLTFLVAEACLIAGATRNAYHTKYRSVLYAQNFSCEMLRKGVFITGAVFVVATMILNVYYYMYFTKATTTEVAHKTNRASSTVGMAGYA; the protein is encoded by the exons ATGGGAGAAGGAAAGGGTTCGACCCTGGTGCACCTTCTGGTGGTTGTTCTATGCTTAGTGGCCTTCGGGTTCGCCATTGCTGCTGAGAGACGAAGAAGCGTA GGCCATATAGTAGAAGATACTCGAACAAATTCAAGTTACTGTGTTTACAACTCAGATGTTGCAACTGGTTATGGAGTGGGTGCTTTCTTGTTCCTTCTTTCTGGTGAATCTTTACTCATGGGTGTTACAAGGTGCATGTGTTTTGGGAGACCTTTAGCCCCAGGTGGCAACCGAGCGTggtctattatttattttgtctcgTCCTG GTTGACTTTTCTGGTTGCTGAAGCATGTCTAATTGCGGGCGCAACGAGGAATGCGTACCACACTAAGTATCGGTCAGTGCTTTATGCTCAGAACTTCTCATGTGAAATGTTGCGGAAGGGTGTTTTCATTACTGGAGCAGTGTTTGTGGTTGCAACAATGATTCTCAATGTGTATTACTACATGTACTTCACCAAAGCAACTACCACTGaggtggctcataaaaccaatCGTGCCAGCTCAACTGTTGGAATGGCTGGATATGCATAA
- the LOC121244614 gene encoding 50S ribosomal protein L15, chloroplastic translates to MAALLSLSTTLPPSSFKGSFTKLRPSPCRFQSLKLNLRSRERRPLIVLNQADAFVAQAPLSSVRFRLDNLGPQPGSRKKAKRKGRGIAAGQGNSCGFGMRGQKSRSGPGVRKGFEGGQMPLYRRIPKLKGIAGGMHAGLPKYVPVNLKDIEAAGFQEGEEVSLETLKKKGLINPSGRERKLPLKVLGDGEVRMKLNIKARAFSVAAKEKLEAAGCSLTVLPGRKKWVKPSVAKNLARAEEYFAKKRAAAAAADASEQASA, encoded by the exons ATGGCAGCTCTCCTCTCTCTATCAACAACACTGCCTCCCTCCTCTTTCaag GGAAGTTTTACGAAGTTGAGGCCAAGTCCATGTCGGTTCCAATCGCTCAAGCTAAACCTCAGGAGCAGAGAAAGGCGACCGTTAATTGTGCTCAACCAGGCAGATGCTTTTGTTGCACAGGCTCCTCTGTCCAGCGTTCGGTTCCGGCTTGACAATCTGGGCCCGCAGCCGGGGTCGAGGAAGAAAGCGAAGAGAAAGGGAAGAGGTATAGCGGCAGGGCAAGGAAACAGCTGCGGGTTCGGTATGAGGGGTCAGAAATCGAGGTCCGGGCCCGGAGTAAGGAAGGGGTTTGAGGGCGGCCAAATGCCGCTTTATCGGAGAATTCCCAAGTTGAAGGGAATTGCGGGAG GTATGCATGCTGGTTTACCTAAGTATGTCCCGGTTAACTTAAAGGACATAGAAGCCGCTGGGTTtcaagaaggagaagaggtaTCTTTGGAGACATTGAAGAAGAAGGGTTTAATTAATCCATCAGGAAGAGAAAGGAAACTCCCTCTAAAG GTTCTAGGTGATGGGGAAGTAAGAATGAAGCTGAACATAAAGGCCCGTGCCTTTTCAGTGGCAGCTAAGGAGAAACTTGAGGCTGCTGGCTGTTCCCTCACTGTGCTTCCTGGCCGAAAGAAATGGGTAAAGCCATCAGTTGCCAAGAACTTAGCACGTGCCGAAGAGTACTTTGCCAAGAAGagagctgctgctgctgctgctgatgcATCTGAACAAGCTTCTGCTTGA